In Solenopsis invicta isolate M01_SB chromosome 1, UNIL_Sinv_3.0, whole genome shotgun sequence, one genomic interval encodes:
- the LOC105203727 gene encoding zinc finger MIZ domain-containing protein 1 isoform X2, translating into MVAAASATATATASVVAMQDRQDIPSQFNQMQSQHGIPHQTYNAGYGQRGPMAGMGPVGINNFNGMGTMSPMHTMNSMNSMNSMNGMNTMNPMTMGGMNGMNSMNGMNAMSGMTPMNSMSNMGNVAMNNMMGPNNMQMNKMQAQPHQGYPRRLAPYPNPAMHMAQKRQQVPYAAQNPAAMQQGFNGMTAAPNYPNTYPTGARPSFQQQYQSMQNMNPTAAGFGPNAMIRATTMRQTAPAYNAPSQTAAANQYGYASNGVPGVCMVPPTSVGNQFGHQPNTGYGGGNASYGASSVATSQYQQDVVSMRSTNGGNMNYQHSPIPGNPTPPLTPATSMPPYISPNPDIKPNFNEMKSPVNIQSDELRLTFPVRDGIILPPFRLEHNLAVSNHVFQLKSTVHQTLVWRSDLELQLKCFHHEDRQMNTNWPASVQVSVNATPLVIDRGDNKASHKPLYLKDVCQAGRNTIQITVSACCCSHLFVLQLVHRPSVRSVLSGLLRKRLLTAEHCITKIKRNFSNSMSNNGIQSEKDVVEQTALKVLLKCPITHKRITLPARGHECKHIQCFDLESYLQMNCERGNWRCPVCSKSAQLEGLEVDQYMWGILTTCAEVDEVTIDSLANWQPGKNLTGIKSEEENDCKRTTKAMSPGSMNMPTMNNWDMNQAMSPYIPPDMNSIVSGSMMNNTSSTYPNNSINHRNTSGGTYEINSGTNTIGNNDYVSGTGPLSHLNESVNSLDPLNAMEKSLNDQMPHTPHTPHTPQSTPHTPAGGASGPPSVPPPSQESTGNHNTSGNTNTTINNDTAADIPSDLNFDPAAVIDGEGTGQEALNLLPDNVDAMELLSYLDPPDLNTPPSSGASSGNPSSNDDILALFE; encoded by the exons ATGGTAGCAGCTGCCTCCGCTACGGCCACCGCCACTGCCAGCGTGGTGGCCATGCAGGACCGCCAGGACATCCCCTCGCAATTCAATCAG ATGCAGAGCCAACATGGAATACCCCACCAAACGTACAACGCGGGGTACGGCCAAAGAGGACCAATGGCAGGAATGGGGCCAGTCGGGATAAACAACTTTAACGGCATGGGCACGATGAGCCCGATGCACACTATGAATTCCATGAATTCGATGAACAGTATGAATGGAATGAACACGATGAATCCTATGACAATGGGAGGAATGAACGGTATGAATAGTATGAACGGTATGAATGCTATGAGCGGAATGACACCCATGAACTCCATGAGCAACATGGGTAACGTAGCCATGAACAACATGATGGGACCCAACAACATGCAAATGAACAAGATGCAG GCTCAGCCGCATCAAGGCTACCCGCGGAGATTAGCGCCTTATCCGAACCCAGCCATGCATATGGCGCAAAAACGGCAGCAGGTTCCGTATGCTGCTCAGAATCCAGCGGCTATGCAGCAGGGTTTCAACGGCATGACGGCAGCACCGAATTATCCGAACACCTATCCCACTGGGGCGAGGCCGAGTTTTCAGCAACAATATCAGTCTATGCAAAACATGAATCCTACGGCGGCCGGTTTCGGGCCCAACGCGATGATACGAGCGACGACTATGAGACAAACGGCGCCGGCTTACAATGCCCCGTCCCAGACGGCCGCAGCGAACCAATACGGTTACGCTAGTAACGGCGTTCCTGGTGTCTGCATGGTTCCACCTACTTCGGTCGGCAACCAGTTCGGTCATCAGCCGAACACGGGATACGGTGGCGGTAACGCGTCATACGGCGCGTCATCTGTGGCGACCAGTCAATACCAGCAAGATGTGGTATCGATGAGATCGACGAACGGGGGCAACATGAATTATCAGCACAGTCCCATTCCTGGCAATCCGACGCCTCCGTTGACACCCGCCACTAGCATGCCGCCTTACATCAGTCCGAATCCGGACATTAAGCCTAATTTCAACGAGATGAAATCGCCAGTCAACATTCAGA GTGATGAATTGAGACTAACATTCCCCGTAAGAGACGGCATAATTCTTCCACCTTTCCGCCTAGAGCACAATTTGGCTGTTAGCAATCATGTGTTCCAACTGAAGTCCACGGTACACCAAACGCTAGTGTGGCGATCAGATCTGGAGCTACAGCTCAAATGTTTCCATCACGAGGACAGACAGATGAACACGAACTGGCCGGCGAGTGTGCAAGTTTCCGTTAATGCAACTCCGCTCGTGATCGACCGCGGGGACAACAAAGCTTCCCACAAACCTCTCTACTTGAAGGACGTCTGTCAAGCAGGAAGGAACACAATACAGATTACCGTATCCGCATGCTGTTGT TCGCACCTATTCGTACTTCAATTGGTTCATCGACCCAGTGTACGAAGTGTACTTAGTGGATTACTACGTAAAAGGCTGTTAACGGCAGAGCACTGTATAACGAAAATCAAAAGAAATTTCAGTAACTCGATGTCGAACAATGGTATACAATCGGAGAAAGATGTAGTGGAACAAACAGCACTAAAG GTACTTTTAAAATGTCCTATCACCCACAAACGCATTACACTGCCAGCCAGAGGACACGAGTGCAAGCATATACAGTGTTTCGATCTGGAATCGTATTTGCAAATGAATTGCGAACGAGgaaactggaggtgtccagtaTGCTC GAAATCTGCACAGCTGGAAGGCCTAGAGGTCGATCAGTATATGTGGGGTATTTTGACTACATGTGCGGAAGTTGACGAAGTGACGATAGACTCCCTTGCTAATTGGCAACCCGGAAAGAACTTAACTGGTATTAAATCCGAAGAAGAAAACGATTGTAAAAGAACGACCAAGGCCATGTCGCCAGGCAGTATGAATATGCCAACGATGAACAATTGGGATATGAATCAAGCTATGAGTCCTTACATACCGCCCGATATGAACAGCATTGTGAGCGGTTCGATGATGAACAATACATCTTCCACGTATCCAAACAACAGTATAAATCACCGAAACACGTCCGGTGGAACGTACGAGATAAACTCTGGAACGAATACCATTGGCAATAATGATTATGTCAGTGGAACGGGTCCGCTCTCGCACTTAAACGAGTCCGTTAATTCTTTAGATCCTCTCAATGCTATGGAGAAATCACTCAACGACCAG ATGCCTCATACTCCTCATACGCCGCACACACCGCAATCTACCCCTCACACGCCGGCTGGTGGTGCTAGTGGGCCACCGAGCGTTCCGCCTCCGTCGCAAGAATCCACGGGAAACCATAATACCTCCGGCAATACGAATACAACCATAAATAACGACACCGCGGCAGACATACCATCAGACTTAAATTTCGATCCCGCTGCAGTTATAGATGGGGAAGGTACAGGTCAAGAGGCGTTAAAT CTCTTGCCAGACAATGTAGATGCAATGGAACTTCTCTCGTATCTCGATCCACCGGACCTAAACACTCCACCTAGCAGCGGAGCTAGTAGTGGTAATCCTTCCTCTAACGACGACATATTGGCACTCTTCGAATAA
- the LOC105203727 gene encoding zinc finger MIZ domain-containing protein 1 isoform X1, protein MVAAASATATATASVVAMQDRQDIPSQFNQMQSQHGIPHQTYNAGYGQRGPMAGMGPVGINNFNGMGTMSPMHTMNSMNSMNSMNGMNTMNPMTMGGMNGMNSMNGMNAMSGMTPMNSMSNMGNVAMNNMMGPNNMQMNKMQAQPHQGYPRRLAPYPNPAMHMAQKRQQVPYAAQNPAAMQQGFNGMTAAPNYPNTYPTGARPSFQQQYQSMQNMNPTAAGFGPNAMIRATTMRQTAPAYNAPSQTAAANQYGYASNGVPGVCMVPPTSVGNQFGHQPNTGYGGGNASYGASSVATSQYQQDVVSMRSTNGGNMNYQHSPIPGNPTPPLTPATSMPPYISPNPDIKPNFNEMKSPVNIQSDELRLTFPVRDGIILPPFRLEHNLAVSNHVFQLKSTVHQTLVWRSDLELQLKCFHHEDRQMNTNWPASVQVSVNATPLVIDRGDNKASHKPLYLKDVCQAGRNTIQITVSACCCSHLFVLQLVHRPSVRSVLSGLLRKRLLTAEHCITKIKRNFSNSMSNNGIQSEKDVVEQTALKSCASYCVQVLLKCPITHKRITLPARGHECKHIQCFDLESYLQMNCERGNWRCPVCSKSAQLEGLEVDQYMWGILTTCAEVDEVTIDSLANWQPGKNLTGIKSEEENDCKRTTKAMSPGSMNMPTMNNWDMNQAMSPYIPPDMNSIVSGSMMNNTSSTYPNNSINHRNTSGGTYEINSGTNTIGNNDYVSGTGPLSHLNESVNSLDPLNAMEKSLNDQMPHTPHTPHTPQSTPHTPAGGASGPPSVPPPSQESTGNHNTSGNTNTTINNDTAADIPSDLNFDPAAVIDGEGTGQEALNLLPDNVDAMELLSYLDPPDLNTPPSSGASSGNPSSNDDILALFE, encoded by the exons ATGGTAGCAGCTGCCTCCGCTACGGCCACCGCCACTGCCAGCGTGGTGGCCATGCAGGACCGCCAGGACATCCCCTCGCAATTCAATCAG ATGCAGAGCCAACATGGAATACCCCACCAAACGTACAACGCGGGGTACGGCCAAAGAGGACCAATGGCAGGAATGGGGCCAGTCGGGATAAACAACTTTAACGGCATGGGCACGATGAGCCCGATGCACACTATGAATTCCATGAATTCGATGAACAGTATGAATGGAATGAACACGATGAATCCTATGACAATGGGAGGAATGAACGGTATGAATAGTATGAACGGTATGAATGCTATGAGCGGAATGACACCCATGAACTCCATGAGCAACATGGGTAACGTAGCCATGAACAACATGATGGGACCCAACAACATGCAAATGAACAAGATGCAG GCTCAGCCGCATCAAGGCTACCCGCGGAGATTAGCGCCTTATCCGAACCCAGCCATGCATATGGCGCAAAAACGGCAGCAGGTTCCGTATGCTGCTCAGAATCCAGCGGCTATGCAGCAGGGTTTCAACGGCATGACGGCAGCACCGAATTATCCGAACACCTATCCCACTGGGGCGAGGCCGAGTTTTCAGCAACAATATCAGTCTATGCAAAACATGAATCCTACGGCGGCCGGTTTCGGGCCCAACGCGATGATACGAGCGACGACTATGAGACAAACGGCGCCGGCTTACAATGCCCCGTCCCAGACGGCCGCAGCGAACCAATACGGTTACGCTAGTAACGGCGTTCCTGGTGTCTGCATGGTTCCACCTACTTCGGTCGGCAACCAGTTCGGTCATCAGCCGAACACGGGATACGGTGGCGGTAACGCGTCATACGGCGCGTCATCTGTGGCGACCAGTCAATACCAGCAAGATGTGGTATCGATGAGATCGACGAACGGGGGCAACATGAATTATCAGCACAGTCCCATTCCTGGCAATCCGACGCCTCCGTTGACACCCGCCACTAGCATGCCGCCTTACATCAGTCCGAATCCGGACATTAAGCCTAATTTCAACGAGATGAAATCGCCAGTCAACATTCAGA GTGATGAATTGAGACTAACATTCCCCGTAAGAGACGGCATAATTCTTCCACCTTTCCGCCTAGAGCACAATTTGGCTGTTAGCAATCATGTGTTCCAACTGAAGTCCACGGTACACCAAACGCTAGTGTGGCGATCAGATCTGGAGCTACAGCTCAAATGTTTCCATCACGAGGACAGACAGATGAACACGAACTGGCCGGCGAGTGTGCAAGTTTCCGTTAATGCAACTCCGCTCGTGATCGACCGCGGGGACAACAAAGCTTCCCACAAACCTCTCTACTTGAAGGACGTCTGTCAAGCAGGAAGGAACACAATACAGATTACCGTATCCGCATGCTGTTGT TCGCACCTATTCGTACTTCAATTGGTTCATCGACCCAGTGTACGAAGTGTACTTAGTGGATTACTACGTAAAAGGCTGTTAACGGCAGAGCACTGTATAACGAAAATCAAAAGAAATTTCAGTAACTCGATGTCGAACAATGGTATACAATCGGAGAAAGATGTAGTGGAACAAACAGCACTAAAG tCATGCGCATCTTATTGCGTGCAGGTACTTTTAAAATGTCCTATCACCCACAAACGCATTACACTGCCAGCCAGAGGACACGAGTGCAAGCATATACAGTGTTTCGATCTGGAATCGTATTTGCAAATGAATTGCGAACGAGgaaactggaggtgtccagtaTGCTC GAAATCTGCACAGCTGGAAGGCCTAGAGGTCGATCAGTATATGTGGGGTATTTTGACTACATGTGCGGAAGTTGACGAAGTGACGATAGACTCCCTTGCTAATTGGCAACCCGGAAAGAACTTAACTGGTATTAAATCCGAAGAAGAAAACGATTGTAAAAGAACGACCAAGGCCATGTCGCCAGGCAGTATGAATATGCCAACGATGAACAATTGGGATATGAATCAAGCTATGAGTCCTTACATACCGCCCGATATGAACAGCATTGTGAGCGGTTCGATGATGAACAATACATCTTCCACGTATCCAAACAACAGTATAAATCACCGAAACACGTCCGGTGGAACGTACGAGATAAACTCTGGAACGAATACCATTGGCAATAATGATTATGTCAGTGGAACGGGTCCGCTCTCGCACTTAAACGAGTCCGTTAATTCTTTAGATCCTCTCAATGCTATGGAGAAATCACTCAACGACCAG ATGCCTCATACTCCTCATACGCCGCACACACCGCAATCTACCCCTCACACGCCGGCTGGTGGTGCTAGTGGGCCACCGAGCGTTCCGCCTCCGTCGCAAGAATCCACGGGAAACCATAATACCTCCGGCAATACGAATACAACCATAAATAACGACACCGCGGCAGACATACCATCAGACTTAAATTTCGATCCCGCTGCAGTTATAGATGGGGAAGGTACAGGTCAAGAGGCGTTAAAT CTCTTGCCAGACAATGTAGATGCAATGGAACTTCTCTCGTATCTCGATCCACCGGACCTAAACACTCCACCTAGCAGCGGAGCTAGTAGTGGTAATCCTTCCTCTAACGACGACATATTGGCACTCTTCGAATAA